The following coding sequences lie in one Rutidosis leptorrhynchoides isolate AG116_Rl617_1_P2 chromosome 6, CSIRO_AGI_Rlap_v1, whole genome shotgun sequence genomic window:
- the LOC139852885 gene encoding probable U3 small nucleolar RNA-associated protein 7 encodes MEIYDVSDEMEIKVKKYQRGEGADLKALKDKKLKTQLANKEGLYKKSANAAAKAEKWLMQTEGGLLEPDGLEKTWRIGQDSIAKEVDIASKRNQFDLVLPDLGPYTLDYTSSGRYMVAAGRKGHMTIIDLHTLKPIKDMQVQETVRDVVFLHNELFFAAAQKKYTYIYNRAGTELHCLKEHGAVLKLQFLKNHFLLSSINKFGHLHYQDTTTGQMVGNYRSGLGRSDVIKVNPYNSVLASGHSGGTVSMWKPTSAAPLVKMLCHRGPVTAITFHPNGHLMATAGMDKKLKIWDLRKYGVIQTLPGHAKSLDFSQQGLLATTTGSFVQVLKASDSSDYSRYMIHTMAKGYQVNKVLFRPYEDVLGIGHSMGLASVLIPGSGEPNIDSWVANPFETLKQRREKEVRVLLDKLPPESIMLDPTKIGNLRSGKKKEKPSKEEIEAEKAAAIAAAKSGSKKKKTKGRSKPSKVARKKQEGIEQAKRPFVDRSMESGVPQKKQKRIMEQGSELPVALQPFARRKTA; translated from the exons ATGGAGATATAC GATGTTTCTGATGAAATGGAAATCAAAGTAAAGAAGTATCAACGGGGTGAAGGTGCTGATTTGAAG GCTTTGAAAGACAAAAAATTGAAAACTCAACTTGCCAATAAAGAAGGGTTGTATAAGAAGTCTGCAAATGCTGCAGCCAAAGCTGAAAAG TGGCTTATGCAAACTGAGGGTGGACTTTTGGAACCCGATGGACTTGAGAAGACTTGGAGGATTGGTCAAGATTCAATCGCTAAGGAAGTGGATATTGCTAGTAAAAGAAATCAGTTTGATTTAGTCTTGCCAG ATCTTGGGCCTTACACTCTGGATTACACCTCAAGTGGTCGATATATGGTAGCAGCTGGGCGCAAAGGCCACATGACAATTATTGACTTGCATACTCTGAAACCTATTAAAGACATGCAA GTTCAGGAAACTGTTCGAGATGTGGTGTTTTTGCATAATGAATTATTTTTTGCTGCTGCACAAAAAAA gtacacatatatttataatcgTGCTGGCACAGAACTTCATTGTCTGAAG GAACATGGAGCTGTACTAAAACTTCAATTTCTCAAAAACCATTTCCTCTTGTCGTCCATAAACAAATTCGGGCATCTACATTATCAAGACACTACGACGGGCCAAATGGTAGGAAATTACCGTAGTGGCCTTGGCCGTTCGGATGTTATAAAAGTCAACCCTTACAATAGTGTTCTCGCATCGGGCCATTCTGGTGGTACAGTCAGCATGTGGAAGCCCACTAGCGCGGCGCCACTTGTCAAGATGCTTTGTCATCGTGGTCCGGTCACCGCCATCACGTTTCACCCAAACGGTCATCTTATGGCGACAGCTGGAATGGACAAAAAACTAAAGATTTGGGATTTAAGGAAATACGGGGTTATCCAAACGTTACCGGGTCACGCAAAGTCGTTAGATTTTAGTCAACAAGGTTTACTCGCCACCACAACCGGATCATTCGTGCAAGTTTTGAAAGCTTCTGATTCATCGGATTATAGTCGGTACATGATCCATACGATGGCGAAAGGTTACCAAGTTAATAAAGTTTTGTTTAGACCATATGAAGATGTTTTGGGTATAGGACATTCAATGGGGTTGGCGTCGGTTCTTATACCCGGATCCGGGGAACCGAATATTGATTCATGGGTCGCGAACCCGTTTGAGACGTTGAAACAGAGGAGAGAGAAGGAAGTACGGGTTCTTCTTGATAAGCTACCGCCGGAGTCTATTATGCTGGACCCTACAAAGATTGGAAATTTGAGGAGTGGTAAGAAGAAAGAGAAGCCTAGTAAAGAAGAGATTGAGGCGGAGAAGGCGGCTGCGATTGCTGCTGCGAAAAGCGGTTCGAAGAAAAAGAAAACGAAAGGACGGAGTAAGCCGAGTAAGGTTGCGAGGAAGAAACAAGAAGGGATTGAACAAGCGAAAAGACCGTTTGTTGACAGAAGTATGGAGAGTGGGGTCCCACAAAAGAAACAAAAGAGAATTATGGAACAAGGTAGTGAACTTCCTGTTGCTTTGCAGCCTTTTGCTAGAAGAAAAACTGCTTAA
- the LOC139852987 gene encoding zinc finger CCCH domain-containing protein 64, which produces MDGLKIRDNLYWLKGSGKFTLNGLSVAYLSGRRSPSGQMYGTYSQDDVDALRALIEEPGIIDIFLTNEWPSGILNRASTSDIPPGISDSAGNDDIISELVAEIKPRYHVAGCKGVYYAREPYVNTDALHVTRFIGLAPVGNASKQKFIHAISPTPASTMSSSELATRPPNTTLSPFTFVEKETEKRSADVADDPQYWRYDVSKRQKVDGERLCFKFISSGSCPQGDKCHFRHDMDAREQSMRGVCFEFLNKGKCERDDCNYKHSLQEERSRSKECWFCLSSPNVESHLITSVGENCYCAIAKGPLVQDHVLLLPIEHLPNTLVTPPECETELVKFQNSLKVYFKSQKKEVIFFEWVFIKTTHANLQAIPVPINRASAVKDIFNLAAEKLGFKFTVSKSDNSSEGRRLLRSQFDPKSSLFYVQLPGDIILSHAVGENEKFPVQFGREVLAGLLNMADRADWRNCKLSKDEEIKMVERFKSSFEEYDPNQ; this is translated from the exons ATGGATGGTTTGAAAATTAGGGATAATTTGTATTGGTTAAAAGGCAGTGGCAAGTTCACTCTTAATG GTTTATCTGTGGCATACTTGTCTGGTAGGAGATCACCAAGTGGTCAAATGTATGGAACGTACAGTCAAGATGATGTTGATGCTCTACGGGCGTTAATTGAGGAACCTGGAATTATAGACATATTCTTAAC TAATGAATGGCCCAGTGGGATCTTGAATCGTGCTTCTACATCTGATATTCCTCCAGGAATATCAGATTCAGCTGGCAATGATGACATTATATCAGAGTTAGTTGCAGAGATCAAACCTCG GTATCATGTTGCAGGATGTAAGGGTGTATATTATGCCCGTGAACCATATGTGAATACTGATGCGTTACACGTGACCCGTTTTATAGGTCTAGCCCCAGTAGGAAATGCATCTAAACAG AAATTTATACATGCGATTTCTCCTACTCCAGCATCTACAATGTCTTCTAGTGAGTTAGCTACCAGACCACCAAATACAACGTTATCTCCATTTACATTTGTGGAAAAGGAAACAGAAAAGAGGTCTGCTGATGTGGCAGATGATCCACAGTATTGGCGATATGATGTCTCGAAACGACAAAAAGTTGATGGTGAAAGGTTGTGTTTTAAATTTATATCTTCTGGTTCTTGTCCCCAAGGAGATAAATGTCATTTTCGTCATGATATGGATGCACGGGAACAATCAATGAGAGGTGTATGCTTTGAatttttaaataaaggaaaatgtgagAGAGACGATTGCAACTATAAGCACAGTTTACAGGAAGAAAGAAGCAG GTCAAAGGAATGCTGGTTTTGTCTATCGAGTCCGAATGTGGAGTCGCATTTAATCACGAGTGTTGGTGAAAACTGCTATTGTGCAATTGCTAAAGGACCACTGGTTCAAGATCATGTGCTCTTATTACCAATTGAACATCTACCTAATACTCTCGTGACACCTCCAGAATGTGAGACGGAGTTGGTTAAATTTCAAAACAGTCTCAAAGTTTATTTTAAGAGCCAAAAAAAAGAAGTAATTTTCTTTGAGTGGGTTTTCATAAAAACAACTCATGCTAATCTACAG GCTATCCCAGTTCCTATAAACAGAGCGTCTGCCGTTAAGGATATTTTCAACTTAGCTGCTGAAAAGTTAGGATTCAAGTTTACGGTATCGAAAA gCGACAATAGTTCTGAGGGACGAAGATTGCTGCGTTCTCAGTTTGATCCGAAATCCAGTTTATTCTATGTGCAACTCCCTGGAGATATAATATTATCACATGCAGTTGGAGAGAACGAGAAGTTTCCAGTGCAGTTTGGCCGTGAG GTTCTGGCAGGTCTGCTGAACATGGCAGATAGGGCGGATTGGCGGAATTGTAAACTTAGCAAAGATGAAGAAATAAAAATGGTGGAAAGATTTAAGAGCAGTTTTGAAGAATATGATCCAAATCAGTGA